One Fusobacterium ulcerans DNA segment encodes these proteins:
- a CDS encoding septal ring lytic transglycosylase RlpA family protein translates to MLKRLLIIAFLMSQTACGKVASWYAKGFEGKSTASGYIYDSRQYTCASNSHDFGTVLKVTNKENGKSVVVVVTDRGSFGKKYGREIDLSKASFAKIANPNEGLIKVKIKVLNEKNTFKYKHGSPVFNAREYQKYVKR, encoded by the coding sequence ATGTTAAAAAGACTTCTTATTATAGCATTTTTGATGTCTCAAACTGCTTGTGGGAAAGTAGCAAGCTGGTATGCAAAAGGATTTGAGGGGAAAAGTACAGCAAGTGGATATATATACGACTCTAGACAATATACTTGTGCATCTAATTCACATGATTTTGGAACTGTATTAAAGGTAACAAATAAGGAAAATGGAAAATCTGTTGTAGTCGTGGTGACAGATAGAGGATCTTTTGGTAAAAAATATGGACGTGAAATTGATCTGAGTAAGGCATCTTTTGCAAAAATAGCCAACCCTAATGAGGGGCTTATAAAAGTAAAAATAAAAGTGCTGAATGAAAAAAATACCTTTAAGTACAAACATGGAAGCCCTGTTTTTAATGCCAGAGAATATCAAAAATATGTTAAAAGATAA
- a CDS encoding NAD(P)/FAD-dependent oxidoreductase, translating into MRVNINNIIISIAKNQDKEILKELEKRGIKKENIEMLIWNKRSIDSRKKNDIKFIYNIEVLLKKELDISALSNVLPVKEKEKIIREPLYKNKEVAVIGAGPAGLFSALRLAEHGYIPLVFERGEEVDKRDITNNRFIADSILNPESNVQFGEGGAGTYSDGKLNTRIKSEYIDKVFRELVDCGAQEEILWDYKPHIGTDVLKVVVKNIREKIKSMGGKFYFNTKMENLLIKNNCVIGIETINKDGVKEIISTDSVILAIGHSSRDTYRMLHKNGVHLENKPFAVGARIEHLRSDIDKMQYGKYADHPLLGAATYSVTYNNKKEDRGVFSFCMCPGGVVVNAASEEGKTLVNGMSYSKRDGKFSNSAIVVGIKENEFGDELFSGMKFQENLERKTYEIGNNYGAVYQNVIDFIEGKKTSGSIESSYEMKMNSYDLNNLFPKFMTDNMKAAFQQWGKNSYFISKNVNLIAPETRTSAPVKITRDIKGQSININGLFPIGEGAGYAGGIVSAAVDGLKIVDLGFTKTII; encoded by the coding sequence ATGAGAGTAAATATTAATAATATAATAATTTCAATAGCTAAAAATCAAGATAAGGAAATATTAAAAGAGCTTGAAAAAAGAGGAATAAAAAAAGAGAATATAGAAATGCTCATATGGAATAAAAGATCCATAGACAGCAGAAAAAAGAATGATATAAAATTTATTTATAATATAGAAGTTTTATTAAAAAAAGAATTAGATATATCAGCATTATCTAATGTTCTTCCAGTGAAAGAAAAAGAAAAGATAATAAGAGAGCCTTTATATAAAAATAAAGAAGTAGCAGTAATTGGTGCAGGACCAGCAGGACTGTTCTCAGCATTAAGACTTGCTGAACATGGATATATTCCCCTTGTTTTTGAGAGAGGAGAAGAGGTAGATAAAAGAGATATAACTAACAACAGATTTATAGCTGACTCTATTCTTAATCCAGAATCAAATGTACAATTTGGAGAGGGAGGAGCTGGAACATATTCTGATGGGAAACTTAATACAAGAATAAAAAGCGAATATATAGATAAAGTATTTAGAGAGCTTGTTGATTGTGGAGCTCAAGAGGAAATATTGTGGGATTATAAACCTCATATAGGAACTGATGTATTAAAAGTAGTAGTAAAAAATATCAGAGAAAAAATAAAAAGCATGGGAGGAAAATTCTATTTTAATACTAAAATGGAAAATCTCCTTATAAAAAACAATTGTGTTATTGGAATCGAGACTATAAATAAAGATGGAGTAAAAGAGATTATCAGTACTGACTCTGTAATACTGGCAATAGGACATTCTTCAAGAGATACTTATAGGATGCTTCATAAAAATGGAGTTCATCTGGAAAATAAACCCTTTGCTGTGGGAGCAAGAATAGAACATCTGAGAAGTGATATAGATAAAATGCAGTATGGAAAATATGCTGACCATCCTTTATTAGGTGCAGCCACATACAGTGTAACATATAATAATAAAAAAGAAGACAGAGGAGTATTTTCATTCTGTATGTGTCCAGGTGGAGTTGTAGTCAATGCTGCTTCAGAAGAAGGAAAAACATTAGTAAATGGAATGAGCTACTCTAAAAGAGATGGAAAATTTTCAAACTCCGCCATTGTAGTAGGAATAAAGGAAAATGAATTTGGAGATGAACTTTTCTCTGGAATGAAGTTTCAGGAAAATTTAGAAAGAAAAACCTATGAAATTGGAAATAATTATGGTGCTGTTTACCAAAATGTTATAGATTTTATCGAAGGAAAGAAAACTTCTGGAAGTATTGAAAGCAGTTATGAAATGAAAATGAATTCATATGATTTAAATAATCTATTTCCAAAATTCATGACTGATAACATGAAGGCTGCCTTTCAACAATGGGGGAAAAATAGTTATTTTATATCAAAAAATGTAAATCTTATAGCTCCTGAAACACGAACCTCTGCTCCTGTTAAAATAACAAGAGATATAAAGGGGCAATCCATCAATATAAATGGATTATTTCCTATAGGAGAGGGAGCTGGGTATGCTGGTGGAATAGTAAGTGCAGCAGTGGATGGTCTTAAAATAGTTGACCTTGGTTTTACTAAAACTATTATTTAA
- a CDS encoding iron-containing alcohol dehydrogenase has translation MKNFNYNVSTKILFGTGKVDELGNEVKKIGSRVLLVYGKGSIKRNGLYDKVIEVLKREEISIFELPNVDPNPRIECVYYGAEICKRENINLILAIGGGSTIDCAKAIAAQSRYNGDIWEDLYVKNKMKQLTSALPVASVLTLAATGSEMNGNSVISNMNENRKLAIGSDLLRPVFSILDPIYTYSVNKYHTAAGTADIMSHIFEQYFSPDHDGFLQNRLMEGLLKTIIHFGPIAYNEPENYEARANLMWGSSLALNGLLTYGKISTDWATHGMEHELSAYHDITHGVGLAILTPVWMEYVLSEENVHRFVEYGKYVWDISGDDPMVIAKEAINKTREFFKSLDIPSTLREVGIEEENLERMADAAVAFGPLGTMKKLHKADVLEILKRAF, from the coding sequence ATGAAAAATTTCAATTATAACGTAAGTACAAAAATCCTTTTTGGAACTGGTAAAGTCGATGAACTTGGAAATGAAGTTAAAAAAATAGGTAGTAGAGTCCTTTTAGTATATGGTAAAGGAAGCATAAAAAGAAACGGACTTTATGATAAAGTTATAGAAGTATTAAAGAGAGAAGAAATATCTATATTTGAACTTCCTAATGTAGATCCAAATCCTAGGATAGAATGTGTATATTATGGAGCTGAAATATGTAAAAGAGAGAATATTAACCTTATCCTTGCTATAGGTGGAGGAAGTACTATAGACTGTGCTAAGGCAATAGCTGCACAAAGCAGATATAATGGAGATATATGGGAAGATTTATATGTAAAAAATAAGATGAAACAGCTTACTTCTGCTTTGCCAGTAGCTTCTGTTCTAACACTTGCTGCCACTGGAAGTGAAATGAATGGAAACAGTGTGATATCAAATATGAATGAAAACAGAAAGCTAGCTATAGGAAGTGACCTGCTAAGACCTGTTTTCTCTATACTTGATCCAATATATACTTACAGTGTAAATAAATATCATACAGCTGCTGGAACTGCTGACATAATGAGTCATATATTTGAGCAGTATTTTTCACCTGATCATGATGGATTTTTACAAAATCGTTTGATGGAAGGACTTTTAAAGACTATAATACACTTTGGTCCTATTGCATATAATGAACCTGAAAATTATGAAGCAAGAGCTAATCTAATGTGGGGAAGTTCTTTAGCATTGAATGGACTGCTTACTTATGGTAAAATATCTACAGACTGGGCAACTCATGGAATGGAACATGAACTAAGTGCTTATCATGATATAACTCATGGTGTTGGACTTGCTATTCTTACTCCTGTATGGATGGAATATGTATTGTCTGAAGAAAATGTTCATAGATTTGTAGAATATGGAAAATATGTATGGGACATTTCAGGGGATGATCCTATGGTTATTGCAAAAGAAGCAATAAATAAAACTAGAGAATTTTTTAAATCTCTGGATATCCCAAGTACTTTAAGAGAAGTAGGAATAGAGGAAGAAAATCTTGAAAGAATGGCTGATGCAGCTGTTGCTTTTGGTCCTCTTGGAACAATGAAAAAGCTTCACAAAGCAGATGTACTTGAGATTTTAAAAAGGGCTTTTTAA
- a CDS encoding M20 metallopeptidase family protein yields MKELLKKFRRELHQIPEVAFEEHKTAEYIREKLKKYGIPYEEIVNEHYTTGTMVHFKGEEGCIAFRSDIDALPITEDTGCDFASTNGRAHGCGHDGHAATLLTFAVWLKEQQDKGVKFNKSIVLIFQPGEEGKGGARYLSVHEKFLNKNIEAIFGMHLFPLLPEGTVSTKIGPLMAQTINLDIEIYGKGGHGAEPQNCIDTILITSKLIEAYQSVVSRNITPIDPMVLTIGSIHGGSARNIIPEKVSLLGTIRIFSKSMMAFIKERLENINKGFELSYGVKIDFNFTPVYSPVINDEKLYHVFREAVKRSNFVEAKPEMIAEDFSFYLDKVPGLFFFLGVRNEEKGYVYPLHNPKFNFDEAALLKGVETFQNIAYAMKAL; encoded by the coding sequence GTGAAAGAACTTCTTAAAAAATTCAGAAGAGAACTTCATCAAATACCTGAGGTAGCTTTTGAAGAACACAAAACAGCAGAGTACATAAGAGAGAAGCTCAAAAAATATGGAATACCATATGAAGAAATAGTTAATGAACATTATACTACAGGAACTATGGTACACTTCAAAGGAGAAGAGGGATGTATTGCTTTTAGAAGTGATATAGATGCTCTGCCTATAACTGAAGATACTGGCTGTGATTTCGCTTCTACAAATGGAAGAGCACACGGATGCGGACATGATGGACATGCTGCTACTCTTCTGACATTTGCAGTATGGCTGAAAGAGCAGCAGGATAAAGGAGTAAAATTTAATAAATCTATTGTCCTTATATTCCAGCCGGGAGAAGAGGGGAAAGGTGGAGCAAGATATCTTTCTGTACATGAAAAATTCCTAAATAAAAATATAGAAGCTATATTTGGAATGCATTTATTTCCATTGCTTCCTGAAGGAACAGTATCTACAAAGATAGGACCACTTATGGCACAAACTATAAATCTTGATATAGAGATTTATGGTAAAGGAGGGCATGGAGCAGAACCTCAAAACTGTATCGACACTATTCTTATAACTTCTAAACTTATAGAAGCATACCAAAGTGTTGTATCGAGAAATATAACTCCTATTGACCCTATGGTTCTTACTATTGGTTCTATACATGGAGGAAGTGCAAGAAATATAATTCCAGAAAAAGTTTCACTTCTTGGAACTATCAGAATATTTTCTAAATCAATGATGGCATTTATCAAAGAAAGACTGGAAAATATCAATAAGGGATTTGAGCTTTCCTACGGTGTCAAAATAGATTTTAATTTCACCCCTGTGTATTCTCCTGTAATTAATGATGAAAAGCTTTATCATGTATTCAGAGAAGCTGTGAAGAGGAGTAATTTTGTTGAAGCAAAACCAGAAATGATTGCTGAAGATTTTTCATTCTATCTTGACAAAGTTCCGGGATTATTTTTCTTCCTTGGAGTAAGAAATGAAGAGAAAGGATATGTTTATCCACTGCATAATCCAAAATTTAATTTTGATGAAGCAGCTTTATTAAAAGGTGTGGAAACTTTCCAAAATATAGCTTACGCTATGAAAGCATTATAA
- a CDS encoding NAD-dependent epimerase/dehydratase family protein, which produces MKKILLMGGNQFLGKRLCEFLLDKGYTVYILNRGNRINPDGAEFLKCDRNIKDDLCKSLKDISIDYIVDISAYTRDQASLIQEVMTGKYSQYILISSASIYNDMKHIPAKETDNTGANEVWGKYAEDKYLSEKITIENAEKLNFKYTIFRPFYIYDPENNLDRESYMFARFENNMPVFIPDKGEEIIQFGYIDDLCEAVNFSLGNSDFFNQIFNISGNERITIKDYAELCSNICNKKPMIQYIDLEKENLKARDWFPFRNENLIGDISKITKTGFKNKYSLEEGLRETYLHLKKNKKLGMPILSDIEKNFQKNKKG; this is translated from the coding sequence ATGAAAAAAATTCTATTAATGGGTGGAAATCAGTTTTTGGGAAAAAGATTATGTGAATTTCTTTTAGATAAGGGATATACAGTTTATATTCTCAACAGAGGAAATAGAATAAATCCTGATGGAGCTGAATTTTTAAAATGTGATAGAAATATAAAAGATGATTTATGTAAATCTTTGAAAGATATCTCTATAGATTATATTGTAGATATATCAGCATATACCAGAGATCAGGCATCTCTTATTCAGGAAGTAATGACAGGAAAATATAGCCAATATATTCTTATAAGCAGTGCCTCAATATACAATGATATGAAACATATTCCAGCAAAAGAAACAGATAATACTGGAGCAAATGAAGTATGGGGTAAATATGCTGAAGATAAATATTTAAGTGAGAAAATTACTATTGAAAATGCTGAAAAACTAAATTTTAAATATACTATATTCAGACCATTCTATATTTATGACCCTGAAAATAATTTAGATAGGGAAAGTTATATGTTTGCAAGGTTTGAAAATAATATGCCTGTTTTTATTCCAGATAAAGGAGAAGAGATAATTCAGTTTGGTTATATTGATGATTTATGTGAAGCTGTGAATTTTTCATTAGGTAATTCTGATTTCTTCAACCAAATATTTAATATTTCTGGTAATGAAAGAATCACCATAAAAGATTATGCTGAACTGTGCAGCAATATCTGTAATAAGAAACCTATGATACAATATATCGATCTTGAAAAAGAAAATTTAAAAGCAAGAGACTGGTTTCCATTTAGAAATGAAAATCTAATAGGAGATATATCTAAAATTACTAAAACAGGATTTAAAAATAAATATTCATTAGAAGAAGGATTAAGAGAAACATATTTACACTTGAAGAAAAATAAAAAATTAGGGATGCCTATACTTAGTGATATTGAAAAAAACTTTCAAAAAAATAAAAAAGGATAA
- a CDS encoding outer membrane beta-barrel protein: MKNILFILFFSLSAVASGLKEVPMLEEKSTVKKTKKIDDKITVKENKVPKEVKETIKKDITDSAEDELKKENLQEEKAIFVMTEKLTEDKLREIIKNAEESPEPEVTVDMTQGEENLLIKRDLEEYTNLEAGQSESNVVKKYYDFIDTLNEKLKEHDFEDKTEVIHVGHEVAKELRSDKLIPDVELGVGMSYQDRYSLKKDRIAMFDQEQSGRFFVKEAAEENADMDSIPLYVTGRYKLPQMDEWRPYLKLNLGYAVNNIGGKSNSRYKSINDTVNSQNGSYYGMGGGIEYNNGLTLDLMYQVSEGSSSSDSRKDDDSRVTVSVEYKLDI; this comes from the coding sequence ATGAAAAATATATTGTTCATACTGTTTTTTTCATTATCTGCTGTAGCCAGCGGATTAAAAGAAGTGCCTATGCTTGAAGAGAAATCAACTGTAAAAAAAACTAAAAAAATAGATGATAAAATAACTGTAAAAGAAAATAAAGTACCCAAGGAAGTAAAAGAAACTATTAAAAAAGATATCACCGACTCTGCTGAAGATGAGCTAAAGAAAGAGAATCTACAGGAAGAAAAAGCAATATTTGTCATGACTGAAAAATTAACTGAAGATAAACTGAGAGAAATAATAAAAAATGCTGAAGAATCTCCCGAACCAGAAGTAACTGTTGATATGACGCAGGGAGAAGAGAATCTTCTTATAAAAAGAGATCTGGAAGAATATACTAATTTAGAAGCAGGACAGTCAGAAAGCAATGTAGTTAAAAAATATTATGATTTTATAGACACTTTAAACGAAAAATTAAAAGAACATGATTTTGAAGACAAAACAGAAGTTATACATGTTGGACATGAAGTAGCTAAAGAGCTGAGAAGTGATAAGCTTATACCTGATGTAGAATTGGGGGTAGGAATGTCTTATCAGGATAGATACAGCTTAAAAAAAGATAGAATTGCTATGTTTGATCAGGAGCAAAGCGGAAGATTTTTTGTAAAGGAAGCAGCAGAGGAAAATGCAGATATGGATTCTATTCCATTATATGTAACTGGAAGGTATAAACTTCCTCAGATGGATGAGTGGCGTCCTTATTTAAAGCTTAATTTAGGATATGCTGTAAATAATATAGGAGGAAAAAGTAATTCCAGATATAAATCAATTAATGATACTGTCAATTCACAAAATGGTTCTTATTATGGAATGGGTGGAGGAATAGAATATAACAATGGTCTTACTTTAGATTTGATGTACCAGGTAAGTGAAGGAAGCAGCAGCTCAGACAGTAGAAAAGATGATGACAGCAGGGTGACTGTATCAGTAGAATATAAGTTGGATATATAA
- a CDS encoding HU family DNA-binding protein, giving the protein MTKKEFVELYAKNGGFTKKEAERAVNLFLASVEDTLVKGDDITFVGWGKWEVKERAAREVRNPQTNKKMRIEAKKAVKFKVGKTLADKVK; this is encoded by the coding sequence ATGACTAAAAAAGAATTTGTGGAATTATATGCTAAAAATGGTGGATTTACTAAAAAAGAAGCGGAAAGAGCAGTAAATTTATTCTTAGCTTCTGTTGAAGATACACTTGTAAAAGGAGATGACATCACTTTCGTAGGTTGGGGTAAATGGGAAGTAAAAGAGAGAGCTGCTAGAGAAGTTAGAAATCCTCAAACTAATAAAAAAATGAGAATAGAAGCTAAAAAGGCAGTTAAGTTTAAAGTTGGAAAAACTCTAGCTGACAAAGTAAAATAA
- a CDS encoding transporter substrate-binding domain-containing protein: protein MKKILISIILLLSCITAYGKDKVEEIMKKGVIRVGTTGDYKPFTYLNGDKYEGYDIEIANLIAKELGVKIEFVPTTWKTLISDLNEDKYDVAMGGITRTVKRQVEAQMSNPYLVFGKCYLVRKGEKGKYNSIEAVNKPSVKVGVNIGGTNEIFADEHLSNATIIRYKNNLDVPVAVEKGEVDIMVTENPEAVTYEKINPKLEGSLTDATLTKSQMGYMVAKDQQHLLNTINFILAELEVRGTIAELKNQYLK, encoded by the coding sequence ATGAAAAAAATTCTTATCAGTATCATTCTTCTGCTATCTTGCATTACAGCATATGGAAAGGATAAAGTAGAGGAAATAATGAAAAAAGGTGTTATCAGAGTCGGAACAACAGGAGATTATAAACCATTTACTTATCTCAATGGAGATAAATATGAAGGGTATGACATTGAAATAGCTAATCTTATAGCTAAGGAATTAGGTGTAAAAATCGAATTTGTTCCTACAACTTGGAAAACTCTTATATCAGATTTAAATGAAGATAAATATGATGTAGCAATGGGTGGAATAACAAGAACAGTGAAAAGACAGGTAGAAGCTCAAATGAGCAACCCTTATTTAGTATTTGGTAAATGCTATCTTGTAAGAAAGGGAGAAAAGGGAAAATATAATTCGATTGAAGCTGTCAATAAGCCGAGTGTAAAAGTAGGAGTAAATATTGGAGGAACTAATGAGATATTTGCTGATGAGCATCTATCTAATGCCACAATAATTCGTTATAAAAATAATTTAGATGTGCCAGTTGCTGTAGAAAAGGGAGAAGTTGATATTATGGTAACTGAAAATCCTGAAGCTGTTACTTATGAGAAAATCAATCCTAAATTAGAAGGGTCATTGACAGATGCTACTCTGACTAAAAGCCAGATGGGATATATGGTAGCTAAAGATCAACAGCATCTTTTAAATACTATAAACTTTATTTTGGCTGAACTTGAAGTAAGAGGAACAATAGCAGAACTTAAAAATCAATACTTAAAATAA
- a CDS encoding site-specific integrase, with protein sequence MKTRALKFDELEIIFLFIKSGVRRNGIKVRANAQVHLICLIQLNTGLRIGDVLSLKVSDFVDGKLSIREQKTGKIQNRKINYEVVKIVEAYCRKRFLSRNDNIFDISSRWVQKILKKIAICASIEGLSTHSFRKTYAHIQYTNNKFNIELVRRLLNHSSIAVTQKYLGITDNDVNVASEGFKVIF encoded by the coding sequence ATGAAAACTAGGGCCTTAAAATTTGACGAATTAGAAATAATTTTTTTATTTATAAAAAGCGGAGTAAGAAGAAATGGAATAAAAGTCAGAGCTAACGCACAAGTACATCTGATTTGTCTTATTCAATTAAATACTGGACTTAGAATAGGAGATGTGCTAAGTCTAAAAGTAAGTGACTTTGTTGATGGTAAATTATCCATAAGAGAGCAAAAAACGGGGAAAATACAGAATAGAAAAATTAATTATGAAGTTGTTAAAATAGTTGAAGCTTATTGTAGAAAGCGTTTTCTTAGTAGAAATGACAATATTTTTGATATATCATCTAGATGGGTGCAGAAAATATTAAAAAAAATCGCTATATGTGCTTCTATTGAAGGGCTATCCACACATAGTTTTAGAAAGACCTATGCTCATATTCAATATACAAATAATAAATTTAATATAGAATTAGTTAGGCGTCTATTAAATCATTCTTCAATAGCTGTAACTCAAAAATATCTCGGAATAACAGATAATGATGTGAATGTTGCCTCTGAAGGATTTAAAGTAATTTTCTAA
- a CDS encoding amidohydrolase has translation MIIIKNGTLLDVEKSKFEKMDISIEDGKITGIKKSIKPKKDDEIIDATDKIVAPGFIDAHCHLGLMGDSVGFENDDVNEKSDPITPQLRAIDGIDPMDRVFTEAYQGGITSVATGPGSANVIGGQFAAIKTFGKRIDKMIIKAPIAMKCAFGENPKRFYGTKGKMPTTRMGTAGMLRETLQKAKEYMLKSEAAGDDITKKPQYDARLEALIPVLKKEIPLKAHAHKANDIFTAIRIAKEFNVKMTLDHSTDARCIVDELAEENYPMIVGPSLGHRTKVELINKSFKTAAVLNKAGIKISITTDSPVIPLQHLPICAALAVKDGLDKWEALKAISINPAEILGLEDRVGSIKVGKDADIVIWSADPLQIDAKVEYTIIDGKVVFSGEGEE, from the coding sequence ATGATTATAATAAAGAATGGTACTTTACTTGATGTTGAAAAGTCTAAATTTGAAAAAATGGATATTTCAATAGAAGATGGTAAAATTACTGGAATTAAAAAAAGTATTAAACCTAAGAAAGATGATGAAATTATTGATGCTACAGATAAAATAGTAGCTCCAGGATTTATTGATGCCCACTGTCATTTAGGGCTTATGGGAGACAGTGTTGGTTTTGAAAATGATGATGTTAATGAAAAGTCTGATCCAATAACTCCTCAATTAAGAGCAATTGATGGAATTGACCCTATGGACAGAGTATTTACTGAAGCTTATCAAGGGGGAATTACTTCAGTAGCTACTGGACCGGGAAGTGCTAATGTAATTGGAGGACAATTTGCTGCTATAAAAACTTTTGGAAAAAGAATAGATAAAATGATAATAAAAGCTCCTATTGCTATGAAATGTGCTTTTGGAGAAAATCCAAAGAGATTTTATGGAACAAAAGGAAAAATGCCTACTACTAGAATGGGAACTGCTGGTATGCTTAGAGAGACTCTTCAAAAAGCAAAAGAATATATGCTTAAATCTGAAGCTGCTGGAGATGATATTACTAAAAAACCTCAATATGATGCAAGACTAGAAGCTTTAATCCCTGTTTTGAAAAAAGAAATTCCTTTAAAGGCTCATGCACATAAAGCAAATGATATATTCACTGCTATCAGAATAGCTAAAGAATTTAATGTAAAAATGACTTTAGATCATTCAACAGATGCTAGATGTATAGTTGATGAATTGGCTGAAGAAAATTATCCTATGATTGTTGGACCAAGCTTAGGGCACAGAACAAAAGTTGAGCTTATAAATAAATCTTTTAAGACAGCTGCTGTTCTTAATAAAGCTGGAATAAAAATATCTATAACAACTGACAGTCCTGTTATCCCTCTTCAACATCTTCCGATTTGTGCTGCTCTTGCAGTAAAAGATGGTCTTGATAAATGGGAAGCTCTTAAAGCTATCTCTATAAACCCTGCTGAAATATTAGGATTAGAAGACAGAGTGGGATCTATCAAAGTTGGTAAAGATGCAGATATAGTTATCTGGTCAGCTGATCCTCTTCAAATAGATGCAAAAGTTGAATATACTATCATAGATGGAAAAGTAGTTTTCAGTGGTGAGGGGGAAGAATAG
- the eutH gene encoding ethanolamine utilization protein EutH has protein sequence MSINNIIIYLMIFFMLVGAVDRLLGNRFGYGKKFEEGIMAIGTLSLAMLGIISLSPLIASALKPVITPLYKLIGADPAMFAGTILANDMGGYSLSMELALSQEAGFFGGLFLAATMGATLSFTIPVAMGIINKEDEKYLSKGIMAGLSTIPLGCFFGGLIAGFSFKMLILNLIPTIIFTFFICVALLKYPKAVSKSFSLFSKVMFIAITIGLALQIVETLTGKVLVQGMIPALEAVKIICKIGMTLAGAFPMVYFITKVFKHPLVKLGKLFGINENSTAGIIACLAHNIPMYNILKDMDERGKIINIAFSVSGAFVLGSHLGFTAGVDTALVFPVIAAKLIGGVSAMFVANFIYNKDFKNSKKLN, from the coding sequence ATGAGTATCAATAATATTATCATCTATTTAATGATATTTTTTATGTTAGTTGGTGCTGTTGACAGACTTTTGGGGAACAGATTTGGCTATGGAAAGAAATTTGAAGAGGGAATAATGGCTATTGGGACTCTCTCACTGGCTATGCTGGGAATAATATCCCTTTCTCCATTGATTGCTTCTGCTTTAAAACCTGTTATTACACCACTGTATAAGTTAATAGGTGCTGATCCTGCAATGTTTGCTGGGACTATTTTAGCCAATGATATGGGAGGATATTCTCTCAGCATGGAACTTGCTCTCTCACAGGAAGCTGGATTTTTTGGTGGATTATTTCTAGCTGCCACTATGGGAGCTACTCTTTCTTTTACTATCCCGGTGGCTATGGGAATAATAAATAAAGAGGATGAGAAATATTTATCTAAAGGTATTATGGCTGGACTTTCTACTATTCCATTAGGATGTTTTTTTGGAGGATTGATAGCAGGATTCAGCTTCAAAATGCTTATACTCAATTTAATACCTACAATTATTTTTACTTTCTTTATATGTGTAGCACTTCTTAAATATCCGAAAGCTGTATCTAAATCATTTTCACTTTTTTCTAAAGTGATGTTTATAGCTATAACTATTGGACTTGCATTGCAGATAGTAGAAACTCTTACTGGAAAGGTATTGGTACAGGGTATGATTCCTGCACTGGAAGCTGTTAAAATAATATGTAAAATAGGAATGACTTTAGCTGGTGCTTTTCCAATGGTGTATTTTATAACAAAAGTATTTAAACATCCTTTAGTAAAATTAGGGAAGCTTTTTGGAATAAATGAAAATTCTACCGCTGGAATTATAGCCTGTCTTGCTCATAATATACCTATGTATAATATTTTAAAAGATATGGATGAAAGAGGAAAGATAATAAATATAGCTTTTTCTGTCAGTGGTGCTTTTGTTTTGGGAAGCCATCTTGGATTTACAGCTGGAGTTGACACAGCTCTTGTATTTCCTGTAATAGCTGCTAAACTCATAGGAGGAGTCTCAGCTATGTTTGTAGCAAATTTCATATATAACAAAGATTTTAAAAATTCTAAAAAATTAAATTAA